In Tachypleus tridentatus isolate NWPU-2018 chromosome 7, ASM421037v1, whole genome shotgun sequence, a genomic segment contains:
- the LOC143258054 gene encoding uncharacterized protein LOC143258054 isoform X3: protein MSTILELQTILYLILACVQPNENYQCPEGLTLRHNLCYPSQPGTEEETYVPSPRKKMQQGSTCHVHRGELNPPILVLYVHILTNVPLGENVPVAVVVKYYYF, encoded by the exons atgtcaacAATACTTGAACTACAAACCATCTTATACCTTATTTTAGCATGCGTACAACCTAATGAAAACTACCAATGTCCTGAAGGACTCACACTGAGACATAACCTGTGTT ATCCAAGTCAACCAGGAACGGAGGAAGAAACATACGTTCCTTCTCCAAGGAAAA agatgcagCAGGGGTCAACTTGCcatgtccaccgtggggaactgaacccgcctattttagtgttatatgttcatatacttactaacgttccactgggagagaacgtccctgtggctgtcgttgttaaatattattatttctag
- the LOC143258054 gene encoding uncharacterized protein LOC143258054 isoform X2: MSTILELQTILYLILACVQPNENYQCPEGLTLRHNLCYPSQPGTEEETYVPSPRKTPSMSEHTIPLVTAAVGIPLLLIFLRKKQRRMFSPIGRTSKIAMPQVK, translated from the exons atgtcaacAATACTTGAACTACAAACCATCTTATACCTTATTTTAGCATGCGTACAACCTAATGAAAACTACCAATGTCCTGAAGGACTCACACTGAGACATAACCTGTGTT ATCCAAGTCAACCAGGAACGGAGGAAGAAACATACGTTCCTTCTCCAAGGAAAA caccatccatgtCAGAACATACGATTCCATTGGTAACTGCTGCAGTAGGAAtaccacttttgttaatttttctaag aaagaaacaaaggcgAATGTTTTCACCAATAGGAAGGACATCCAAAATAGCAATGCCTcaagtgaaataa
- the LOC143258054 gene encoding uncharacterized protein LOC143258054 isoform X1, translated as MSTILELQTILYLILACVQPNENYQCPEGLTLRHNLCYPSQPGTEEETYVPSPRKTPSMSEHTIPLVTAAVGIPLLLIFLRDAAGVNLPCPPWGTEPAYFSVICSYTY; from the exons atgtcaacAATACTTGAACTACAAACCATCTTATACCTTATTTTAGCATGCGTACAACCTAATGAAAACTACCAATGTCCTGAAGGACTCACACTGAGACATAACCTGTGTT ATCCAAGTCAACCAGGAACGGAGGAAGAAACATACGTTCCTTCTCCAAGGAAAA caccatccatgtCAGAACATACGATTCCATTGGTAACTGCTGCAGTAGGAAtaccacttttgttaatttttctaag agatgcagCAGGGGTCAACTTGCcatgtccaccgtggggaactgaacccgcctattttagtgttatatgttcatatacttactaa